The proteins below are encoded in one region of Apium graveolens cultivar Ventura chromosome 4, ASM990537v1, whole genome shotgun sequence:
- the LOC141721380 gene encoding sucrose transport protein SUC8-like, which translates to MENGTKQNKHQQKQPPSTTMQIQAPPTVLPTPTWKLILVAAIAAGVQFGWALQLSLLTPYVQLLGIPHKWAAYIWLCGPISGMLVQPIVGYYSDRCQSSFGRRRPYIASGAACVTISVILIGFAADIGYKAGDDMTKHLKPRAVTVFVIGFWILDVANNMLQGPCRALLADLCISDTRRMRSANAFFSFFMAVGNILGYAAGSYNDLYKIFPFSKTHACDLYCANLKSCFIISIALLISITVVALTLVREKQWTPEEFSSEESPSSGKIPVFGELFGALKDLPRPMLILLLVTCLNWIAWFPFILFDTDWMGREIYGGDANTGKLYDQGVRAGSLGLLLNSVVLGLTSIAVEYLVRGVGGVKVLWGVVNFVLSIGLVMTVVVSKVAEHQRRYGSNGQVLPPSAGVKAGALSLFSVLGIPLSITYSIPFALASIYSSGSGAGQGLSLGVLNLAIVVPQMIVSVLAGPFDSLFGGGNLPAFIVGAVSAAVSGVLAIVMLPKPSKDDATKLTLGGSYH; encoded by the exons ATGGAAAATGGTACCAAACAAAATAAGCATCAGCAGAAGCAACCACCGTCCACAACCATGCAAATCCAAGCACCACCTACAGTTTTACCAACCCCTACGTGGAAATTAATCCTTGTAGCTGCAATAGCTGCCGGAGTTCAGTTCGGCTGGGCCCTACAGCTCTCCTTGCTCACCCCTTACGTTCAGCTCCTCGGCATCCCCCACAAATGGGCCGCTTACATCTGGCTCTGCGGCCCAATTTCTGGCATGTTGGTTCAACCCATCGTCGGCTACTACAGCGACCGTTGTCAGTCTTCCTTTGGCCGTCGCCGTCCATACATCGCCTCCGGTGCTGCCTGCGTTACGATCTCCGTCATCCTCATAGGCTTTGCAGCCGATATAGGTTATAAAGCCGGTGACGATATGACAAAACACCTCAAACCCCGAGCTGTAACCGTGTTTGTCATAGGATTCTGGATCCTGGACGTCGCAAATAATATGTTACAAGGCCCCTGTCGGGCCTTGCTCGCTGATCTATGTATTAGCGATACGAGAAGAATGCGTTCAGCAAACGCGTTCTTCTCGTTTTTTATGGCTGTAGGAAACATCTTAGGCTACGCCGCAGGGTCCTACAATGACCTCTACAAGATTTTCCCATTTTCGAAAACACACGCCTGTGACTTATATTGTGCAAACCTAAAGAGCTGTTTTATAATTTCCATTGCTTTGCTAATATCCATAACAGTTGTTGCCTTAACTCTTGTTAGAGAAAAGCAATGGACACCCGAGGAATTTTCCAGCGAAGAATCACCATCGTCCGGAAAAATACCAGTGTTTGGGGAATTATTCGGTGCTTTAAAGGACTTGCCTAGACCTATGTTGATATTACTATTGGTGACTTGTCTTAATTGGATTGCATGGTTCCCTTTTATTTTATTCGATACAGATTGGATGGGCAGGGAAATCTATGGCGGTGATGCAAATACAGGGAAATTATATGACCAAGGTGTACGTGCTGGTTCATTGGGATTGCTGCTTAACTCGGTGGTTTTAGGGCTGACGTCAATTGCCGTTGAGTATCTTGTTCGTGGAGTTGGTGGTGTTAAGGTTTTGTGGGGCGTGGTTAACTTTGTGTTGTCTATAGGGTTGGTTATGACGGTGGTGGTGTCGAAAGTGGCGGAGCATCAACGGAGGTATGGCAGTAATGGTCAGGTTCTACCGCCGTCCGCCGGAGTTAAGGCCGGAGCTTTGTCGCTTTTTTCAGTATTAGGCATTCCTCTATCG ATTACTTACAGTATTCCATTCGCTTTGGCATCTATATATTCTAGCGGTTCTGGTGCAGGACAAG GTCTATCACTTGGAGTTCTTAATCTTGCCATTGTTGTACCTCAG ATGATTGTTTCGGTTCTAGCCGGACCATTTGACTCCTTATTTGGTGGTGGCAACTTACCGGCATTCATAGTCGGAGCGGTCTCTGCTGCGGTTAGTGGAGTCTTGGCTATAGTCATGCTGCCAAAGCCCTCTAAAGATGATGCAACCAAATTGACACTGGGCGGCTCCTACCATTAA